Proteins encoded by one window of Cannabis sativa cultivar Pink pepper isolate KNU-18-1 chromosome 4, ASM2916894v1, whole genome shotgun sequence:
- the LOC133036668 gene encoding DNA repair RAD52-like protein 2, chloroplastic produces the protein MALQSSCSNPMMHKSASPASVSLSSFNLNQGRSLLTIPNSSFNSEKWKKTGLVCVRALSRNTSSSSSSTGGGGGGNSSGSSDAKKGGSGVPNSNYVVPLDKSFSPANSSCITRPLAEILRDLNKRIPDNIIVKTPSTSNVPALASSTPFIPWYHANRMLSFYAPGWCGEIRDVIFSDNGSVTVVYRLTVRGSDGEAFRESSGTISSSDSHIVDPVAAAEEIAFCRACARFGLGLYLYHEE, from the exons ATGGCGTTGCAGAGCAGTTGCAGCAATCCTATGATGCATAAATCAGCATCGCCAGCATCGGTGTCTTTGTCTTCGTTCAATTTAAACCAGGGAAGATCTCTCTTGACCATTCCTAATTCTAGTTTTAATTCTGAGAAGTGGAAGAAAACAGGTCTTGTTTGTGTTCGCGCTTTGAGCCGCAAcaccagcagcagcagcagcagcacggGCGGCGGCGGCGGAGGAAACAGCAGTGGCAGCAGCGATGCGAAGAAGGGTGGAAGCGGAGTTCCCAATTCAAATTACGTGGTTCCACTGGATAAGTCATTCTCACCGGCAAATTCTTCTTGTATTACGCGTCCTTTGGCTGAGATCTTGAGGGACCTCAACAAAAGAATTCCTGATAACATCATCGTCAAAACCCCATCTACTTCTAATGTTCCAGCTCTCGCTTCTTCCACCCCCTTTATCCCCTG GTACCACGCAAACAGGATGTTGAGCTTCTATGCTCCTG GTTGGTGTGGAGAAATACGTGATGTTATATTCTCTGACAACGGCTCTGTCACTGTTGTGTATCGTCTCACTGTAAGGGGATCTGACGGAGAG GCATTCCGGGAGTCATCTGGTACAATATCGTCTAGTGATAGCCATATTGTGGATCCCGTTGCTGCAGCAGAGGAGATAGCTTTCTGCAGAGCATGTGCTCGGTTTGGCCTCGGCCTGTACTTGTATCATGAAGAATAG
- the LOC133036666 gene encoding uncharacterized protein LOC133036666, whose protein sequence is MANLHLLVVMLMVLAMTSADRLNESSSMSLTIEEEKADDIDGGFSSLDGMLQWAIGHSDPAKLEESAKDVQQLPQDEIKKRQSELKELIQNLHMPSDAELMKIAINDLSNSSLSLEDRHRALQELLVLVEPIHNANDLSKIGGLAVVIQELNHVDSDTRTLAAWILGKSSQNNPEVQSKVLELGALSRLMKMVKSDGVEEANKGLYAVSALIRNNLVGQELFFAEAGVQLLQDILSNSTTDIRLQKKAVFLVGDLAVAADLEVEKHGSFFRNGILLKSVVDLTASSDLDLKEKALLAIKSVLQLKGKTSEAAAGVLNDVCAFDAALERMRQQLRELLTTYTDDDEFQRDYAIDLEALLNEVQLIFHTKLPNSSS, encoded by the exons ATGGCGAATCTACACTTACTAGTAGTGATGTTGATGGTCTTGGCCATGACCAGCGCAGACCGCCTCAATGAATCATCTTCTATGTCTTTGACGATAGAGGAGGAGAAAGCGGATGACATCGATGGAGGTTTCTCTTCGCTTGACGGAATGTTGCAGTGGGCAATCG GCCATTCTGATCCTGCGAAATTGGAAGAATCAGCCAAAGACGTGCAGCAATTACCCCAAGATGAGATAAAGAAGCGTCAATCAGAACTAAAGGAATTAATACAAAATCTACACATGCCGTCCGATGCCGAGCTTATGAAAATTGCAATAAACGACTTGAGTAATTCATCTTTGTCACTGGAAGATCGTCATCGTGCATTACAGGAGCTCCTTGTACTTGTTGAGCCAATTCATAATGCAAATG ATTTAAGCAAAATTGGAGGCCTTGCTGTGGTTATACAAGAGCTCAACCATGTTGATTCGGATACTAGGACTCTTGCTGCTTGGATACTTGGGAAATCAAGTCAAAATAATCCTGAAGTTCAGAGCAAG GTGCTGGAACTCGGGGCATTGTCCAGGCTGATGAAGATGGTGAAATCTGATGGTGTAGAAGAAGCCAACAAAGGGCTCTATGCTGTTTCGGCTTTAATTCGAAACAATTTAGTTGGTCAAGAATTGTTCTTTGCGGAAGCTGGTGTGCAGCTATTGCAG GACATACTGAGCAACTCAACCACTGATATTCGATTGCAAAAGAAGGCTGTCTTTCTTGTGGGTGATCTTGCGGTTGCTGCGGATTTGGAGGTTGAAAAACATGGTTCTTTTTTCAGGAATGGCATTCTGTTGAAGTCTGTTGTTGATCTAACAGCTTCTTCTGACCTTGATCTAAAGGAAAAG GCCCTTTTGGCAATCAAAAGTGTACTGCAATTGAAAGGGAAGACAAGTGAGGCTGCTGCTGGAGTTTTGAATGATGTATGTGCCTTTGATGCTGCATTGGAGAGAATGAGGCAACAGCTACGGGAGTTGTTGACAACATATACTGATGATGATGAATTTCAAAGGGACTATGCAATCGATTTGGAAGCCTTACTCAATGAGGTTCAGCTCATCTTTCACACAAAGCTCCCCAACTCAAGCTCATAA
- the LOC133036665 gene encoding histidine kinase 3, with protein sequence MSLLLHVFGFGFRVGHLLWAICSWIIYVISMNWFLNSGIIDTKTGLLGDGGKVCLKWWGKISGSFNKIHHHYCQCFGSKRVRNMWWKRLLVVWILGWTIASLWIFWYMCSQATEKRKETLASMCDERARMLQDQFNVSMNHVQAMSILISTFHHGKYPSAIDQTTFAVYTERTAFERPLTSGVAYAVRVLHSEREQFEKQQGWTIKSMDALEQNPVRQDEYAPEKLEPAPIQEEYAPVIFAQDTISHVVSLDMLSGKEDRDNVLRARASGKGVLTAPFPLIKTNRLGVILTFAVYKRDLPSNATPNERIQATDGYLGGVFDIESLVEKLLHQLASKQTILVNVYDTTNQSQPISMYGSNVSDDGLKQISRLNFGDPIRKHEMHCRFNHKPPLPMVEICTSAGILVIALLISYIFHATVNRIAKVEDDYHEMMELKKRAEAADVAKSQFLATVSHEIRTPMNGVLGMLHMLMDTDLDITQKDYVRTAQASGKALVSLINEVLDQAKIESGKLELEAVRFDLRAVLDDVLSLFSGKSQEKGVELAVYISDRVPNMLIGDPGRFRQILTNLMGNSIKFTEKGHIFVTVHLVEEVIDSIDVETETSSKNTFSGYPVADRRHSLRGFRDFSQEGSSFQFPSDQITLIVSVEDTGVGIPLEAQSRVFTPFMQVGPSISRTHGGTGIGLSISKCLVGLMNGEIGFASIPKIGSTFTFTAVFTNGCCNATDYKSQQINNQPNTAFSEFEGMRALVVDFRPIRAKVSRYHIERLGIHVEVVSDLTQGLSMIGSGKTIINMVLVEHEVWDRDSGAQAFAVKISKDDISVRPKIFLLANSTGSPRAITSSFGVYAPIVITKPLRSSMLAASLERAMGVSNKANPRNGELPSLSLRSLLKGRKILVIDDNCVNLKVAAGALKRYGADVVCEDSGVKALKLLKPPHNFDACFMDIQMPEMDGFEATRRIRAMEDDFNSHVHHGEIVEGYENRRWHVPILAMTADVIQATHEECSKWGMDGYVSKPFEAEQLYREVSQFFQFTSSNGNIQG encoded by the exons ATGAGTTTGCTTCTTCATGTATTTGGGTTTGGTTTTAGGGTGGGTCATCTTCTTTGGGCAATATGTTCCTGGATTATATATGTGATTTCCATGAATTGGTTCCTTAATAGTGGAATTATAGACACCAAGACTGGTTTGCTTGGTGATGGTGGCAAGGTATGCCTCAAATGGTGGGGGAAGATCTCAGGGAGCTTTAATAAGATCCACCATCACTATTGCCAGTGTTTTGGGTCCAAAAGAGTCAGGAACATGTGGTGGAAAAGGCTTTTGGTTGTTTGGATACTTGGTTGGACTATTGCATCTTTGTGGATCTTCTGGTACATGTGCTCCCAAGCTACAGAGAAGAGAAAAGAAACTCTTGCAAGTATGTGTGATGAGAGGGCTAGAATGTTGCAGGATCAGTTTAATGTGAGCATGAACCATGTTCAGGCTATGTCCATCCTCATTTCCACCTTCCACCATGGCAAGTACCCATCTGCTATTGATCAG ACAACTTTTGCAGTTTACACTGAGAGAACTGCTTTTGAAAGACCTCTCACAAGTGGGGTGGCATATGCTGTAAGGGTCCTCCACTCTGAAAGGGAACAATTTGAGAAGCAGCAAGGCTGGACTATCAAGAGCATGGATGCCCTCGAACAAAACCCTGTTCGTCAAGATGAGTATGCACCAGAAAAATTGGAGCCCGCCCCAATTCAAGAAGAATATGCTCCTGTCATCTTCGCTCAGGATACCATTTCACACGTGGTTTCTCTTGATATGCTATCTGGAAAG GAAGATCGTGATAATGTATTGCGTGCTAGAGCATCAGGAAAAGGAGTTCTAACTGCTCCTTTTCCGCTTATTAAAACAAACCGCCTTGGAGTAATATTGACATTTGCTGTCTATAAAAGGGACCTTCCCTCAAATGCAACTCCAAATGAAAGAATTCAAGCTACGGATGG GTATCTTGGTGGGGTCTTTGATATCGAATCACTTGTGGAGAAGTTGCTGCATCAACTTGCCAGCAAGCAAACTATACTTGTGAATGTATATGATACTACTAACCAATCACAACCAATCAGTATGTATGGTTCAAATGTTTCAGATGATGGGTTAAAGCAGATTAGCCGCCTAAATTTTGGAGATCCTATTAGAAAGCATGAGATGCACTGCAG ATTCAACCATAAGCCACCATTGCCAATGGTAGAAATATGTACCTCAGCTGGAATTTTGGTGATAGCCCTGCTCATTAGTTATATATTCCATGCTACTGTAAATCGAATTGCAAAAGTTGAGGATGATTACCACGAGATGATGGAGCTCAAAAAACGAGCTGAGGCAGCTGATGTTGCTAAATCCCAG TTCCTTGCTACTGTGTCCCATGAGATCAGAACTCCAATGAATGGTGTCCTTG GAATGCTGCATATGCTTATGGATACAGACTTAGATATAACTCAAAAAGATTATGTACGAACTGCCCAGGCTAGTGGAAAAGCACTAGTATCACTTATAAATGAGGTTTTGGATCAAGCTAAGATTGAATCTGGTAAGCTTGAACTTGAGGCGGTGCGCTTTGACCTGCGAGCAGTTCTTGATGATGTTTTGTCACTCTTTTCCGGAAAATCTCAAGAAAAGGGAGTAGAG TTGGCAGTTTATATCTCAGACCGGGTTCCTAATATGCTAATTGGCGATCCTGGAAGGTTTCGCCAAATTCTCACGAATCTCATGGGGAACTCAATCAAA TTCACAGAAAAAGGGCACATTTTTGTCACAGTTCATCTTGTTGAGGAGGTAATTGACTCGATAGATGTTGAGACTGAAACCTCATCAAAGAACACTTTTAGTGGATATCCTGTTGCAGATAGACGCCATAGTTTGAGAGGATTTAGAGATTTTAGTCAAGAAGGATCTAGTTTTCAATTCCCCTCTGATCAAATAACCCTCATTGTCTCAGTTGAAGACACAGGGGTAGGGATTCCTTTAGAAGCCCAATCTCGTGTTTTTACTCCATTTATGCAAGTTGGGCCATCTATCTCTCGGACACACGGGGGAACAGGTATTGGGCTGAGCATAAGCAAGTGTTTGGTTGGCCTTATGAATGGGGAAATTGGTTTTGCAAGCATTCCGAAGATTGGCTCTACCTTTACATTTACAGCTGTTTTCACCAATGGTTGTTGCAATGCAACCGATTATAAGAGTCAGCAAATCAACAACCAACCTAATACTGCATTCTCAGAATTTGAGGGGATGAGAGCTTTAGTTGTGGATTTCAGGCCTATCAGGGCAAAAGTGTCAAGATACCATATTGAGCGACTTGGAATTCATGTTGAAGTAGTTTCAGATTTAACTCAAGGTTTGTCCATGATTGGCAGTGggaaaacaattattaatatggTCCTTGTTGAACATGAGGTTTGGGATAGGGATTCAGGGGCTCAGGCTTTTGcagtaaaaatttcaaaagatGATATCAGTGTTCGTCCAAAAATATTCCTTCTAGCGAATTCTACTGGCTCTCCTAGAGCAATTACTTCAAGTTTCGGTGTTTATGCTCCAATTGTCATCACGAAACCCCTGAGGTCGAGTATGCTTGCTGCTTCACTAGAACGTGCAATGGGCGTTAGTAATAAAGCTAATCCCCGTAATGGAGAACTTCCCAGTTTGTCTCTCCGCAGTCTTCTTAAGGGGAGAAAAATTCTTGTCATAGACGACAATTGTGTGAACCTCAAAGTGGCTGCTGGTGCTTTAAAAAGATATGGTGCCGATGTGGTTTGTGAGGACAGCGGGGTGAAGGCACTCAAATTACTTAAGCCACCCCACAATTTTGATGCATGTTTCATGGATATTCAAATGCCTGAAATGGACGG GTTTGAAGCTACGAGGAGAATCCGTGCAATGGAAGATGATTTTAACAGTCATGTTCATCATGGAGAAATTGTGGAAGGTTATGAAAATAGAAGGTGGCATGTGCCAATTTTAGCCATGACAGCAGACGTCATCCAGGCTACGCATGAGGAATGTTCAAAGTGGGGAATGGATGGCTATGTTTCCAAACCATTCGAAGCCGAGCAGCTTTATCGTGAAGTCTCACAATTTTTCCAGTTTACTTCTTCAAATGGGAATATACAGGGATAA